From the Calliopsis andreniformis isolate RMS-2024a chromosome 4, iyCalAndr_principal, whole genome shotgun sequence genome, one window contains:
- the Raf gene encoding serine/threonine kinase raf oncogene isoform X2, translating to MAVIGEQRYYTAVRANAYTEFSCRRFEVAAARSPSSSSSTLSSGRRRRQRKKPPRSPTRLAMSSSRGSGPESGELSDPEDGYLDTDPLRYELRNIQNVIHVTRQNINALNNRFAGFQHPPSIYLNEYEELTSKLQDLESKEQKLNELLNSGRVSGSASMSESESRETNTISKGQRTPMRSLLRAHLPNQQRTSVQGFYCRTCNYRFHQRCAAGVPALCHQVRMQDAYYQALLAHNLESTAGILQLPSGYGLSRSMSPSLAPSRSQRHPRSLGQQDRSSSAPNVCFNMVKPSGDSANLDEYSRSQSLGRPVGIPQSAVSPGSSPTKHSHSTQASPTSTLRPKRQRARSADESSKNLLAPRESIEDWEIPADELLIGARIGSGSFGTVHKAHWHGPVAVKMLNVKIPTAAQLQAFKNEVAVLRKTRHVNILLFMGCVSKPQLGIVTQWCEGSSLYKHLHVFETKFDLFTLIEIGRQTAQGMDYLHAKNIIHRDLKSNNIFLHDDLTVKIGDFGLATAKTRWSGSQQFHQPTGSILWMAPEVIRMQEENPYSFQSDVYAFGVVLFELLSGQLPYSHVNNKDQILFMVGRGKLRPDLNKLRSDTPKALRRLTEDCIKFSREDRPIFRQILASLEGLSRGLPKITRSASEPNLNRTQLQSDDFVYTCASPKTPVNFQFGSFSFYPSGGNI from the exons ATGGCCGTGATCGGCGAGCAGAGGTATTACACGGCGGTCCGTGCGAACGCGTACACGGAGTTCTCGTGTCGTAGGTTCGAGGTCGCGGCAGCTAGGTCGCCGTCCTCCTCGTCCTCGACGCTGTCGTCTGGTCGTCGCCGTCGACAGAGGAAAAAGCCACCACGTTCACCTACACGGCTGGCAATGTCGTCGTCACGAGGCAGCGGCCCGGAATCGGGAGAGCTCAGCGATCCCGAGGACGGTTACCTGGATACGGATCCGCTCAGGTATGAGTTGAGAAACATCCAAAACGTGATACACGTCACTCGTCAGAACATCAATGCTTTGAACAATCGTTTTGCCGGATTCCAACACCCACCCTCTATTTATTTGAATGAGTACGAAGAGCTGACCAGTAAGCTGCAAGATCTGGAATCGAAGGAACAGAAGCTCAATGAATTATTGAACAGTGGAAGAGTATCCGGCAGTGCTTCCATGTCGGAGAGCGAATCTCGTGAAACTAATACAATTAGTAAAGGACAAAGGACGCCAATGAGATCTCTGCTTAGGGCACATCTGCCTAATCAACAACGTACAAGTGTACAG GGATTTTATTGTAGAACATGTAATTATCGATTTCATCAGAGGTGTGCAGCTGGTGTTCCTGCCTTGTGTCATCAAGTGCGTATGCAAGATGCATACTACCAAGCATTGCTTGCACACAACCTTGAGAGTACTGCCGGTATTTTGCAGCTACCAAGCGGATATGGTTTAAGCAGAAGTATGTCTCCATCTTTAGCTCCATCTAGAAGTCAGAGGCATCCACGTTCCTTGGGGCAACAAGACCGTTCAAGCTCTGCGCCTAATGTTTGTTTTAATATGGTTAAGCCAAGTGGAGATTCTGCTAATTTAGATGAATACAGCAGATCTCAAAGTTTAGGACGTCCTGTAGGTATTCCTCAAAGTGCAGTGTCACCTGGTAGTAGTCCCACGAAACACAGTCATTCGACACAGGCTAGTCCTACCAGTACTTTAAGACCAAAAAGACAGAGAGCAAGATCAGCTGATGAATCATCTAAAAATCTACTGGCACCTAGAGAATCCATAGAAGATTGGGAAATTCCAGCAGATGAGCTTTTAATTGGAGctcgtattggatctggttcatTTGGGACAGTGCACAAAGCTCACTGGCATGGACCTGTAGCTGTGAAAATGCTTAATGTGAAAATACCTACTGCTGCTCAGTTACAAGCATTTAAAAACGAAGTTGCAGTTTTACGTAAAACACGGCATGTAAATATTCTTCTGTTTATGGGATGTGTTAGTAAACCACAACTGGGTATTGTTACTCAGTGGTGTGAAGGTTCTTCATTGTACAAACATTTACATGTATTTGAAACCAAGTTTGATCTGTTCACGCTGATAGAAATTGGCAGACAAACTGCACAAGGTATGGACTATCTACATGCAAAAAATATCATTCATCGGGACTTGAAGAGTAATAATATATTCCTGCATGATGATCTCACTGTGAAAATTGGTGACTTTGGTTTGGCAACAGCAAAGACTAGGTGGTCTGGTTCTCAACAATTCCATCAACCAACTGGATCTATTCTTTGGATGGCACCCGAAGTAATAAGAATGCAAGAAGAAAATCCATACAGTTTCCAATCTGATGTCTATGCATTTGGTGTGGTTCTATTTGAATTATTGTCTGGTCAGTTACCATATTCTCATGTTAATAACAAGGATCAAATATTGTTTATGGTCGGACGCGGAAAATTGCGTCCGGATTTAAATAAATTGCGTTCAGACACGCCAAAGGCATTGAGGAGACTGACAGAAGATTGCATCAAGTTTTCCAGGGAAGATAGACCAATATTTCGGCAAATTTTAGCTAGTTTAGAGGGTCTTTCGCGTGGATTACCTAAAATTACGAGATCAGCGTCCGAACCAAACTTGAACAGGACGCAGCTGCAATCAGATGACTTTGTATACACCTGTGCTTCACCAAAAACTCCAGTGAACTTCCAGTTTGGATCGTTTtccttttatccttctggtggaaaCATATAA
- the Raf gene encoding serine/threonine kinase raf oncogene isoform X1, producing the protein MAVIGEQRYYTAVRANAYTEFSCRRFEVAAARSPSSSSSTLSSGRRRRQRKKPPRSPTRLAMSSSRGSGPESGELSDPEDGYLDTDPLRYELRNIQNVIHVTRQNINALNNRFAGFQHPPSIYLNEYEELTSKLQDLESKEQKLNELLNSGRVSGSASMSESESRETNTISKGQRTPMRSLLRAHLPNQQRTSVQVREGLALRDALAKAMKLRNLTTEMCVVYILGADNSKYLTSWDTDISLLDCDEISVEILDKFPITTSISHNFVRKTFFSLAFCECCRKLLFQGFYCRTCNYRFHQRCAAGVPALCHQVRMQDAYYQALLAHNLESTAGILQLPSGYGLSRSMSPSLAPSRSQRHPRSLGQQDRSSSAPNVCFNMVKPSGDSANLDEYSRSQSLGRPVGIPQSAVSPGSSPTKHSHSTQASPTSTLRPKRQRARSADESSKNLLAPRESIEDWEIPADELLIGARIGSGSFGTVHKAHWHGPVAVKMLNVKIPTAAQLQAFKNEVAVLRKTRHVNILLFMGCVSKPQLGIVTQWCEGSSLYKHLHVFETKFDLFTLIEIGRQTAQGMDYLHAKNIIHRDLKSNNIFLHDDLTVKIGDFGLATAKTRWSGSQQFHQPTGSILWMAPEVIRMQEENPYSFQSDVYAFGVVLFELLSGQLPYSHVNNKDQILFMVGRGKLRPDLNKLRSDTPKALRRLTEDCIKFSREDRPIFRQILASLEGLSRGLPKITRSASEPNLNRTQLQSDDFVYTCASPKTPVNFQFGSFSFYPSGGNI; encoded by the coding sequence ATGGCCGTGATCGGCGAGCAGAGGTATTACACGGCGGTCCGTGCGAACGCGTACACGGAGTTCTCGTGTCGTAGGTTCGAGGTCGCGGCAGCTAGGTCGCCGTCCTCCTCGTCCTCGACGCTGTCGTCTGGTCGTCGCCGTCGACAGAGGAAAAAGCCACCACGTTCACCTACACGGCTGGCAATGTCGTCGTCACGAGGCAGCGGCCCGGAATCGGGAGAGCTCAGCGATCCCGAGGACGGTTACCTGGATACGGATCCGCTCAGGTATGAGTTGAGAAACATCCAAAACGTGATACACGTCACTCGTCAGAACATCAATGCTTTGAACAATCGTTTTGCCGGATTCCAACACCCACCCTCTATTTATTTGAATGAGTACGAAGAGCTGACCAGTAAGCTGCAAGATCTGGAATCGAAGGAACAGAAGCTCAATGAATTATTGAACAGTGGAAGAGTATCCGGCAGTGCTTCCATGTCGGAGAGCGAATCTCGTGAAACTAATACAATTAGTAAAGGACAAAGGACGCCAATGAGATCTCTGCTTAGGGCACATCTGCCTAATCAACAACGTACAAGTGTACAGGTTCGTGAAGGTTTGGCATTAAGAGATGCGCTTGCTAAAGCAATGAAGCTGAGGAATTTAACCACAGAAATGTGTGTTGTATACATTTTGGGTGCAGATAACTCGAAGTATCTTACCTCTTGGGATACAGATATTTCCCTGCTAGATTGTGATGAAATATCTGTAGAGATTTTGGACAAATTTCCAATAACTACTTCCATTTCACATAATTTTGTGCGCAAGACTTTCTTTTCATTGGCATTCTGTGAGTGCTGCAGGAAGCTACTTTTTCAGGGATTTTATTGTAGAACATGTAATTATCGATTTCATCAGAGGTGTGCAGCTGGTGTTCCTGCCTTGTGTCATCAAGTGCGTATGCAAGATGCATACTACCAAGCATTGCTTGCACACAACCTTGAGAGTACTGCCGGTATTTTGCAGCTACCAAGCGGATATGGTTTAAGCAGAAGTATGTCTCCATCTTTAGCTCCATCTAGAAGTCAGAGGCATCCACGTTCCTTGGGGCAACAAGACCGTTCAAGCTCTGCGCCTAATGTTTGTTTTAATATGGTTAAGCCAAGTGGAGATTCTGCTAATTTAGATGAATACAGCAGATCTCAAAGTTTAGGACGTCCTGTAGGTATTCCTCAAAGTGCAGTGTCACCTGGTAGTAGTCCCACGAAACACAGTCATTCGACACAGGCTAGTCCTACCAGTACTTTAAGACCAAAAAGACAGAGAGCAAGATCAGCTGATGAATCATCTAAAAATCTACTGGCACCTAGAGAATCCATAGAAGATTGGGAAATTCCAGCAGATGAGCTTTTAATTGGAGctcgtattggatctggttcatTTGGGACAGTGCACAAAGCTCACTGGCATGGACCTGTAGCTGTGAAAATGCTTAATGTGAAAATACCTACTGCTGCTCAGTTACAAGCATTTAAAAACGAAGTTGCAGTTTTACGTAAAACACGGCATGTAAATATTCTTCTGTTTATGGGATGTGTTAGTAAACCACAACTGGGTATTGTTACTCAGTGGTGTGAAGGTTCTTCATTGTACAAACATTTACATGTATTTGAAACCAAGTTTGATCTGTTCACGCTGATAGAAATTGGCAGACAAACTGCACAAGGTATGGACTATCTACATGCAAAAAATATCATTCATCGGGACTTGAAGAGTAATAATATATTCCTGCATGATGATCTCACTGTGAAAATTGGTGACTTTGGTTTGGCAACAGCAAAGACTAGGTGGTCTGGTTCTCAACAATTCCATCAACCAACTGGATCTATTCTTTGGATGGCACCCGAAGTAATAAGAATGCAAGAAGAAAATCCATACAGTTTCCAATCTGATGTCTATGCATTTGGTGTGGTTCTATTTGAATTATTGTCTGGTCAGTTACCATATTCTCATGTTAATAACAAGGATCAAATATTGTTTATGGTCGGACGCGGAAAATTGCGTCCGGATTTAAATAAATTGCGTTCAGACACGCCAAAGGCATTGAGGAGACTGACAGAAGATTGCATCAAGTTTTCCAGGGAAGATAGACCAATATTTCGGCAAATTTTAGCTAGTTTAGAGGGTCTTTCGCGTGGATTACCTAAAATTACGAGATCAGCGTCCGAACCAAACTTGAACAGGACGCAGCTGCAATCAGATGACTTTGTATACACCTGTGCTTCACCAAAAACTCCAGTGAACTTCCAGTTTGGATCGTTTtccttttatccttctggtggaaaCATATAA
- the LOC143177861 gene encoding (3R)-3-hydroxyacyl-CoA dehydrogenase, whose product MVAGKIALITGAGSGIGREVCRILASQGAKLIAADQNLKAVQETVQSLNDSKHLALSVDVSDIKSVKKVFQDSISAYSKPPTIIVNSAGITRDQFILKLSEKDFTEVLDVNLKGTFLVIQTAVNEMIEAGVNNGGSIINISSISGRMGNIGQVNYAASKAGVIALTKTASLEFGQFGIRVNTVLPGFIETPMTNTVPDNVKQLFIKKISLQRMGKPEEVAEVIAFLASSKSSYVNGTSIEITGGMY is encoded by the exons atggtaGCTGGTAAAATCGCTTTAATCACAG GTGCAGGAAGCGGTATAGGTAGAGAAGTATGTCGTATTTTGGCAAGTCAAGGGGCCAAGCTTATTGCTGCTGATCAAAATTTAAAAGCAGTTCAGGAAACTGTTCAATCTTTAAATG ATTCTAAACATCTAGCACTTAGTGTAGATGTTTCAGATATAAAAAGTGTCAAAAAAGTATTTCAAGATTCAATAAGTGCCTATTCAAAACCACCTACTATCATAGTTAATTCTGCAGGCATCACTCGTGATCAGTTTATATTGAAGCTCAGTGAAAAGGATTTTACTGAAGTGCTGGATGTAAATTTGAAAGGAACATTTCTTGTTATCCAAACTGCAGTGAATGAAATGATTGAAGCTGGTGTAAATAATGGaggctcaattatcaatataagTTCCATTAGTGGTAGGATGGGTAATATAGGACAGGTCAATTATGCTGCTTCAAAAGCTGGTGTAATAGCTCTTACAAAGACTGCTTCTTTAGAATTTGGACA ATTTGGGATTCGTGTTAATACTGTGTTACCAGGCTTTATAGAAACTCCTATGACAAATACAGTGCCTGATAATGTAAAACAGCTCTTCATAAAAAAAATTTCTCTTCAAAGGATGGGGAAACCAGAAGAAGTGGCAGAAGTTATAGCATTTCTAGCATCTAGCAAAAGCTCTTATGTTAATGGGACATCTATTGAAATCACAGGGGGAATGTACTAA
- the LOC143177860 gene encoding deoxynucleotidyltransferase terminal-interacting protein 2, whose protein sequence is MDIIIDTKGETDLITKDRLVESDDDLDFENSAGTKTLNFFDLEEELIKNDTSTTKTKRNVTKDIDLEEFEKEMGWSVSQKRRNIPAPNVTALTQELIAVDKVLQKSVIKPGLEQLEALSPYSESERKLRIRRRRERATTKGKDWFNMRPPEITEEIKHDLEVLQMRSALDPKHFYKKNDLKVLPKYFQVGKVVDSPLDYYSGRLTKKERKKTIVDELMADAEFSKYNKRKYKEIIEEKKKMHYKAHKHAKRLKGKKK, encoded by the exons atggatATAATAATTGATACAAAAGGAGAAACGGATTTAATTACAAAAGACCGTTTGGTAGAGAGCGACGATGACTTGGATTTTGAAAACTCTG CAGGTACAAAAACTCTCAATTTCTTCGACTTAGAGGAGGAGTTAATTAAGAATGACACATCAACGACAAAAACGAAACGTAATGTGACAAAAGATATCGATCTCGAAGAGTTCGAGAAAGAGATGGGTTGGTCAGTTTCCCAGAAAAGACGAAATATACCCGCCCCGAATGTGACCGCTTTGACACAGGAATTAATCGCAGTGGATAAGGTACTTCAGAAAAGTGTTATAAAGCCTGGTCTTGAACAATTAGAAGCTCTATCACCCTATAGTGAGTCAgagagaaaattgaggataagaaGACGCAGGGAACGCGCAACCACTAAAGGCAAAGATTGGTTTAATATGCGTCCTCCTGAGATAACAGAAGAAATTAAACATGATCTTGAAGTACTTCAAATGAGATCTGCATTGGATCCTAAACATTTCTACAAGAAGAATGACCTCAAAGTTCTGCCAAAGTATTTCCAAGTGGGTAAAGTTGTTGATTCACCTCTAGACTATTATTCAGGACGTTTAACAAAGAAAGAACGCAAGAAAACAATTGTTGATGAACTCATGGCTGATGCAGAATTTTCTAAGTATAATAAACGAAAATACAAAGAGATCATTGAGGAGAAAAAGAAGATGCATTACAAAGCTCATAAACATGCAAAGAGGCTTAAAGGAAAGAAAAAGtga
- the LOC143178235 gene encoding nose resistant to fluoxetine protein 6-like → MRVKQSLLLFFIPYFVSGFLNLKNELKTNNEISQRSQNDSSEPFTSTTEINGVNATLAWDDLIDIWSTSSMMKLLKSVPRKSLNISTNCERDVTDYTMALSVGELWALKMMDATGKYTWGLLSGNVFWLGSTDQCHEMQNQFIKWQKNREIQRRKDVPPFLISMNSVTLNLNIRHNELNKTYEIVLGLCLPNSCVAKDVEKLLYFLQDQRKNETSAIIAVRDVKSLSKEYNFGEDPVFCMLWITLIVVVVLVILGTFYDIALRYQVLNTIKVARINENATTEMKILNEGENVDEKITITRLWAVKEHNSSLDVSNSNSVPNPLSEALLSFSLLVNLSKIFSLEVGADTLAPIHGLKFLSMIWVILGHTCLFVIIASDSTTFRSKAEEGFFFQTISNGTYAVDTFFLMSGCLVSFLYFRTITKEKLRKAKIVKGTFGEILQFLGMVWYRYFRLTAPYLLVIGLTDISMRWYYNHSLLDLYKYDRQNCRKFWWRNVLYINTYFALDERCMIWSWYLTIDTQFYIIGIIILIIAARFISIAAFLTIFLLIGSWIMTAIITLQIDHVPSIQDPFAHYESLYDKPWTRIGPYLLGMIAGWYLYKCNCKLKIQKVIALLSWIFSFVTMLSIVYGLYGNTFSPFMSVAYTALSHSAWAISIAWILIACVTGHGGMINKILSWKYLYPLSRLTYCAYLIHPTIIRAIVMEKDSSIHLSQGFVGIMFLGYVVASYAAALFISLLFEAPMVSLLRIFHPLRQWKLAKTLNWNRSPSNNL, encoded by the exons ATGCGCGTTAAACAATCGTTACTTTTATTCTTCATACCGTATTTCGTGAGCgggtttttaaatttgaaaaacgAGTTGAAAACGAACAATGAAATTTCGCAAAGAAGTCAGAATGATTCTTCAGAACCCTTCACAAGTACTACAGAAATAAATGGAGTGAACGCGACCTTAGCCTGGGATGATCTGATAGACATTTGGAGCACATCTTCAATGATGAAACTTCTGAAGAGCGTTCCCCGAAAATCGCTGAACATTTCCACGAATTGCGAAAGAGATGTTACAGATTATACAATGGCTCTATCAGTGGGAGAACTGTGGGCGTTAAAAA TGATGGATGCAACTGGCAAGTACACATGGGGCCTGCTTTCTGGCAACGTGTTTTGGCTTGGATCTACCGACCAATGTCATGAGATGCAAAATCAGTTCATTAAATGGCAGAAAAATAGGGAAATTCAACGCAGAAAGGACGTACCACCTTTTTTAATCAGCATGAATTCCGTCACCCTGAACCTAAACATTCGTCACAATGAATTAAATAAG ACCTATGAAATCGTTCTTGGACTCTGTCTCCCGAATTCATGTGTCGCAAAGGACGtcgaaaaacttttatactttcTTCAGGATCAACGCAAAAATGAAACCTCTGCAATAATAGCAGTTCGAGACGTTAAAAGTCTTTCCAAGGAATATAATTTCGGGGAGGACCCTGTTTTTTGCATGCTATG GATTACGTTGATCGTGGTAGTTGTTTTGGTGATTCTGGGCACTTTCTACGATATTGCCCTGAGGTACCAAGTGTTGAATACGATAAAGGTAGCCCGAATCAATGAGAATGCAACAACAGAAATGAAAATCTTGAACGAGGGAGAAAATGTTGATGAAAAAATCACGATCACGAGGCTGTGGGCCGTGAAAGAACATAACAGTTCCTTAG ATGTAAGCAATTCGAACAGTGTACCGAACCCTCTGTCGGAAGCATTGTTATCTTTCAGTTTGCTGGTGAATTTATCAAAAATATTTAGCTTAGAGGTGGGAGCCGATACTTTAGCTCCGATTCATGGCTTGAAATTTCTGTCCATGATTTGGGTCATCTTAGGCCACACTTGCCTATTTGTAATCATAGCTTCTG ATAGCACTACCTTTCGATCAAAGGCGGAGGAAGGGTTTTTCTTTCAAACTATCAGCAACGGAACATACGCTGTCGACACGTTCTTTTTGATGAG TGGATGCTTGGTATCGTTTCTTTATTTTCGCACAATCACAAAGGAAAAGCTACGAAAAGCAAAAATCGTAAAGGGTACTTTCGGTGAGATTTTGCAATTCTTGGGTATGGTATGGTACCGATACTTTCGACTGACCGCTCCTTACCTTCTCGTAATCGGGCTCACTGACATATCAATGAGGTGGTACTACAATCACAGTTTACTCGACTTGTACAAATACGATCGGCAGAACTGTAGGAAATTCTGGTGGCGAAACGTGTTGTACATAAACACGTATTTTGCACTGGACGAAAGG TGTATGATATGGAGCTGGTATTTAACAATTGACACGCAATTTTATATCATCGGAATAATCATTCTCATCATCGCAGCAAG ATTTATCTCCATTGCTGCGTTCCTGACGATCTTTCTTTTGATCGGATCTTGGATAATGACAGCAATCATTACCTTGCAGATCGATCACGTGCCAAG tatccaaGATCCTTTCGCACACTACGAAAGCCTCTATGATAAGCCCTGGACGAGGATCGGGCCTTATCTTCTTGGAATGATCGCAGGATGGTACCTATACAAATGTAACTGCAAATTAAAGATTCAGAAAGTGA TTGCGCTACTTTCCTGGATTTTTTCCTTCGTCACTATGTTGAGCATAGTGTATGGATTATACGGAAACACGTTCAGCCCATTTATGTCCGTAGCGTACACCGCATTATCGCATTCTGCATGGGCGATTTCCATCGCCTGGATTTTAATTGCCTGCGTAACCGGCCACGGTG GAATGATAAACAAAATATTGTCCTGGAAATACTTGTACCCGCTCTCCAGATTGACATATTGTGCATACTTGATACACCCCACTATCATACGAGCAATAGTCATGGAAAAGGACAGTTCAATACATTTATCGCAAGGATTTGTG GGAATCATGTTCCTCGGCTACGTAGTGGCATCTTACGCTGCTGCATTGTTCATCAGCTTACTCTTCGAGGCTCCCATGGTGTCTTTGTTAAGAATATTTCATCCCCTGAGACAGTGGAAATTGGCGAAGACACTGAATTGGAATCGCAGTCCATCTAACAATTTGTAA
- the LOC143177848 gene encoding nose resistant to fluoxetine protein 6-like — translation MEQLWVYILLACFAIWGVNSTNVSQNPAQDLPVNEQTRTLVDIERRSERNWIAISEALDIFNTRYLANNWTEGKYPVKEQCAKDITRYIEGLKRNEGWALKVDDSSGRYTNSFFWGNSYYVGSSTECTYINEDYEKKIKHVATKKVEELNTEPRKRNGGLSANNLWTETTMAKPPYKVGFYMMTISVNASVSHMTRTIYLGVCLPFSCSSSDILVIAKLAASELAGRSSSIEKIRDQHDMYNMSEDPVFWILFGVTVLVSFCMAIGTSYDIYVTRKYTRGRNVIYDLERHAKLEQLASRNQKPLSAFQGKVYLPVPAAEAIISGPQSLAVVNNNNDHEGSLRSTSPEVYKFSVFEELLLSFSIPANVKIICDDKVGSDTISTIHGLRVISMAWVILGHACITAFKYSDNMEYRKVVEKKFLFQTITNGAFSVDTFFFMGGLLVSFLYFRTNAKGDLKTLTKGTRGFVSGSIKFVGLLIYRFCRLTAPYMFVLGLVQIAMKWFNSNSVFEPPTADHYNCPNYWWRNLLYINTLFPVDQMCMIWSWYVADDTQFYIVGAVILVLATNHFRIAIFALTTLLLSSWLTTGYIALVNNHMPSSDDPLALFDKIYDKPWTRLGPYLIGMLVGYFLFKTDCKVKMSKTTVTVGWLLSSACLLSLLYGLYEAELSPLMAAAYSSLSHSVWALGLSWIVIACSTGYGGYVNSILSAPILYPISRITYCAYLVHPLVIRLTAMNLDSPFHLGNYTMMISFFGHFVLSYLLSFIISLSFEAPIVSMLKILSPKKRKRIQ, via the exons ATGGAACAATTGTGGGTCTATATTCTACTCGCGTGTTTCGCGATTTGGGGGGTGAACTCTACGAACGTTTCGCAGAATCCTGCACAGGATCTTCCTGTGAATGAACAAACGAGAACTTTGGTGGATATCGAAAGAAGGTCTGAGAGAAACTGGATCGCCATATCAGAGGCTTTGGATATTTTCAACACGCGGTATCTTGCAAACAATTGGACGGAAGGGAAATATCCTGTGAAGGAGCAGTGTGCCAAGGATATCACGAGGTACATCGAGGGACTGAAGAGAAATGAAGGATGGGCCTTGAAAG TGGACGATTCCTCGGGTAGATACACCAACAGTTTCTTTTGGGGAAACTCTTACTACGTGGGATCATCCACTGAATGCACCTACATCAACGAAGACTACGAGAAGAAGATAAAACATGTCGCGACGAAAAAAGTGGAAGAATTGAATACGGAACCGCGGAAAAGAAACGGTGGTCTCAGCGCAAATAATCTGTGGACGGAAACGACAATGGCCAAACCACCGTACAAAGTGGGATTCTACATGATGACCATTTCAGTGAATGCTTCTGTTTCTCATATG ACGCGTACAATTTATTTGGGGGTTTGCTTGCCGTTCTCCTGCTCTTCCTCCGACATTTTGGTGATAGCGAAACTCGCCGCTAGCGAACTTGCAGGAAGAAGCTCATCAATCGAGAAAATTCGAGATCAGCACGACATGTACAATATGTCTGAAGATCCAGTCTTCTGGATTCTATT TGGCGTGACAGTCTTAGTTTCCTTCTGCATGGCAATTGGTACCAGTTACGATATTTACGTGACGAGGAAGTATACGAGAGGAAGAAACGTGATCTACGATTTAGAGAGACACGCGAAACTGGAACAATTAGCAAGCAGAAATCAAAAGCCTCTAAGTG CTTTTCAAGGTAAGGTCTACCTTCCTGTTCCAGCGGCAGAAGCAATCATCAGTGGGCCACAATCCTTAGCGGTCGTTAATAACAACAACGATCACGAGGGCAGCCTACGATCGACTAGCCCGGAAGTATACAAGTTCA GCGTCTTCGAGGAATTGCTGTTATCTTTCTCAATTCCTGCCAACGTGAAAATCATCTGCGACGACAAGGTCGGCAGCGACACGATCAGTACCATCCATGGCCTCAGAGTGATCTCGATGGCCTGGGTAATCTTGGGACATGCTTGCATCACAGCCTTCAAATACTCCGACAATATGGAATACAGGAAAGTTGTGGAGAAAAAGTTCCTTTTCCAAACCATTACCAATGGAGCCTTCAGCGTTGACACGTTTTTCTTCATGGGTGGTTTGCTCGTCAGCTTTCTATACTTCAGGACAAACGCGAAAGGAGACCTGAAGACGCTCACGAAGGGTACACGGGGTTTCGTTTCCGGCAGTATAAAATTTGTAGGGCTTCTCATCTACCGATTTTGTAGACTCACTGCTCCGTACATGTTCGTACTGGGCCTAGTTCAAATCGCGATGAAGTGGTTCAACTCGAACTCCGTGTTCGAACCACCAACCGCTGATCACTATAACTGTCCGAATTACTGGTGGAGAAACTTGCTTTATATCAATACTTTGTTTCCGGTAGATCAAATG TGCATGATCTGGAGTTGGTACGTCGCAGACGATACTCAATTCTATATCGTCGGTGCAGTGATCTTGGTCTTGGCAACCAACCATTTTAGGATCGCTATATTCGCGTTAACCACTCTGCTACTCAGTTCCTGGTTAACGACCGGTTACATAGCTCTGGTGAATAATCACATGCCAAGTTCCGACGATCCTTTGGCGCTCTTCGACAAGATATACGATAAACCGTGGACCAGACTAGGTCCTTATCTCATCGGCATGTTAGTAGGATACTTTCTCTTTAAAACTGATTGCAAAGTGAAAATGTCTAAG ACAACAGTTACTGTGGGCTGGCTACTTTCTTCAGCATGTCTTTTGAGTCTGCTATATGGTTTATACGAAGCCGAGCTCAGTCCCTTAATGGCAGCAGCTTATTCTTCATTAAGTCATAGCGTCTGGGCGCTTGGTTTATCGTGGATCGTGATTGCTTGTAGCACGGGTTACGGAG GATATGTTAATAGTATTCTGTCGGCACCGATTTTGTATccaatcagtagaataacttaCTGCGCCTACTTGGTACATCCACTAGTAATTCGGCTCACAGCTATGAATTTGGATTCACCGTTCCATTTAGGAAACTACACTATG